One window of Diabrotica undecimpunctata isolate CICGRU chromosome 8, icDiaUnde3, whole genome shotgun sequence genomic DNA carries:
- the Ns4 gene encoding guanine nucleotide-binding protein-like 1: MPQGRRKVPFSGKAKKEQLKAKRQSKQGSRNTPFLLKKHDEGETSGVDVEKINFQSTRDVGSRPNRYALQFFKESQQEVLRQKEIARHSLELKEEKDLEIDGSEYFDKALDFPKRPPWEYGLEKNQLEVQEHRYFTEYIKNIQEKYDWKELSLFELNLETWRQLWRVLEMSDIVLFIVDIRFAALMFPPSLYEYVTGTLKKDFILVINKIDLAPPSLVVAWKHYFKERYPNLHIIMFTTLPGYNLQGKQSNVAGLQVRRRKGKIRMAAEGAQQILEACKKIVASQVDLTSWSNKIKEEMNVEYNDQSEDVTIGEIVHTKNGDTEFFQYEKFNKGILTIGCLGQPNVGKSSVMNALMGKKVVSVSKTPGHTKHFQTIFLTSNVRLCDCPGLVFPSKVTKPLQVLMGSFPIAQLRQPFTTVKYIAERLDLVSILRIEHPTNDDTWSAMDVCDGWAKKKGFYTAKAARLDSYRAANSLLRMALDGKICLCLRPVGYSDKQDFWKQHPDVKVVEWILAKSDVETEECTAYDSDSSEELQKICDIKQHEAGESNKSQDGTDTDSDEDDEDIRLTTNKFAALGADLN; encoded by the exons ATGCCTCAAGGTAGAAGGAAAGTCCCATTTAGTGGAAAAGCCAAAAAAGAACAACTCAAAGCAAAGAGACAATCTAAACAAG GCTCCCGAAATACACCATTTCTTCTTAAAAAACATGACGAGGGTGAAACTTCGGGTGTTGATGTCGAAAAAATAAACTTTCAATCAACAAGAGATGTTGGATCCCGGCCAAATAGATATgcattacaattttttaaagagAGCCAACAAGAAGTCTTGAGGCAGAAGGAGATCGCAAGACACAGCTTGGAACTCAAAGAAGAAAAGGATTTAGAAATTGATGGAAGTGAGTACTTCGATAAAGCTTTAGATTTTCCAAAGAGGCCACCATGGGAATATGGATTGGAGAAGAATCAGCTAGAGGTCCAAGAACATCGTTACTTCACG GAATATATCAAGAACATTCAAGAGAAATATGACTGGAAAGAGTTAAGTCTATTTGAATTAAATCTGGAAACATGGAGACAACTATGGAGGGTTTTGGAAATGTCAGATATTGTGTTGTTCATAGTAGATATCAGATTCGCT GCACTAATGTTTCCTCCATCATTATACGAATATGTAACTGGTACACTAAAGAAGGACTTTATACtagtaataaacaaaatagaTCTAGCCCCTCCTAGCTTGGTAGTGGCATGGAAGCATTATTTTAAAGAGAGGTACCCAAATTTGCATATAATAATGTTTACAACACTTCCTGGATACAATTTGCAGGGCAAGCAGTCTAATGTTGCAG GCCTTCAAGTAAGAAGAAGGAAAGGCAAAATACGCATGGCAGCCGAAGGTGCCCAACAAATTCTAGAAGCTTGTAAGAAGATTGTCGCTTCTCAAGTAGATTTAACTTCGTGGAGCAACAAAATCAAGGAGGAAATGAATGTTGAGTACAACGACCAAAGTGAGGATGTCACCATAGGAGAAATCGTTCACACCAAAAACGGGGATACCGAGTTTTTCCAGTACGAGAAGTTTAACAAAGGCATACTTACTATTGGATGTTTAGGTCAACCAAACGTGGGGAAGTCTTCAGTGATGAACGCGTTGATGGGAAAGAAGGTGGTTAGTGTATCCAAAACACCTGGACACACTAAACATTTTCAGACGATATTCCTCACATCCAATGTTAGACTTTGTGATTGTCCAGGCTTGGTGttcccttccaaagttaccaaaCCATTACAGGTGTTGATGGGAAGCTTTCCGATAGCGCAGCTGAGGCAGCCGTTTACTACTGTTAAGTATATAG CTGAAAGGCTGGACCTAGTGTCCATTCTGAGGATTGAGCATCCCACCAACGATGACACTTGGTCAGCTATGGATGTATGCGACGGATGGGCGAAGAAGAAAGGGTTTTACACCGCAAAGGCAGCCAGATTGGATTCTTACAGAGCTGCTAATAGTTTGCTGAGGATGGCTCTTGATGGAAAGATTTGTCTATGCCTTAGACCCGTTGGTTACTCAGATAAGCAAG ATTTCTGGAAACAACATCCTGATGTTAAAGTTGTAGAATGGATCCTAGCAAAATCTGATGTTGAAACTGAAGAATGCACTGCTTATGATAGTGATAGTTCCGAAGAATTGCAAAAAATATGTGATATAAAGCAACATGAGGCTGGAGAGTCCAATAAAAGTCAAGATGGGACTGATACAGATAGTGATGAAGATGATGAAGATATCAGACTTACTACAAATAAATTTGCAGCTTTGGGTGCTGATTTGAACTGA
- the RpS10b gene encoding small ribosomal subunit protein eS10B: MLMPKKNRVAIYEYLFKEGVMVAKKDYHAPKHPELETIPNLQVIKALQSLKSKGYVKEQFAWRHYYWYLTNSGIEYLRTFLHLPGEIVPSTLKRPARTETTRPRPAALRSETSKPSEDRAGYRRTPGGPGADKKADVGPGTGDVEFRQGFGRGRAPQ; the protein is encoded by the exons aTGTTGATGCCAAAAAAGAATAGAGTAGCTATCTACGAATACCTCTTCAAAGAGGGAGTCATGGTAGCCAAGAAAGATTACCATGCCCCAAAACACCCAGAACTAGAAACTATCCCCAACCTTCAAGTAATTAAGGCTTTACAATCACTTAAATCAAAAGGTTACGTAAAGGAACAATTCGCCTGGAGGCATTATTATTG GTATTTGACTAACTCTGGCATCGAATACCTCCGCACATTCTTACACTTGCCTGGAGAAATTGTCCCATCTACCTTGAAACGCCCAGCAAGGACAGAAACCACCCGTCCTAGACCAGCCGCTCTCAGATCTGAGACATCTAAACCTTCAGAAGACCGTGCAGGATACAGAAGGACTCCTGGTGGCCCTGGAGCTGACAAGAAGGCTGATGTTGGTCCAGGAACCGGAGATGTTGAGTTCAGGCAAGGATTTGGACGTGGACGGGCAccacaataa
- the APC10 gene encoding anaphase-promoting complex subunit 10, with the protein MSLKSTGDVDPIKNERTGNVREVGSQAIWSLSSCKPGFGVDQLRDDRADTYWQSDGQLPHLVNIQFQKKTTISDIYIYTDYKLDESYTPSRISIRVGTHFNDIQEIEVIMLTEPSGWVHIPIKDIRDKPIRVFMIQIAVTSNHQNGRDTHMRQIKIHSPIENPGIPIENFLNFSTVEFQKHATVR; encoded by the exons ATGTCTTTAAAAAGTACAGGAGATGTCGATCCTATAAAGAATGAACGAACTGGCAATGTAAGAGAAGTGGGTTCTCAAGCTATTTGGAGTTTATCGTCATGTAAACCTG GTTTTGGTGTCGACCAACTACGAGACGATAGAGCAGACACTTACTGGCAATCGGATGGACAATTACCCCATTTAGTCAACATCCAGTTCCAAAAAAAGACCACCATAAGTGATATTTACATCTATACAGACTACAAGTTGGACGAAAGTTATACTCCTAGTAGAATTTCAATTAGAGTAGGCACACATTTTAATGATATCCAAGAAATAGAGGTTATAATGCTGACAGAACCCTCAG gttGGGTCCACATACCAATTAAAGACATCAGAGACAAACCTATCAGAGTATTCATGATCCAAATAGCTGTGACTAGCAATCACCAAAATGGGAGAGACACACACATGAGACAGATAAAAATACATAGCCCCATTGAAAATCCAGGAATACCTATAGAGAATTTTTTGAACTTTTCAACTGTAGAGTTTCAAAAGCATGCTACTGTAAGATAA